One part of the Sarcophilus harrisii chromosome 5, mSarHar1.11, whole genome shotgun sequence genome encodes these proteins:
- the CS gene encoding citrate synthase, mitochondrial isoform X1: protein MYDEGWTPTWEGGAMLISPWEWAGLRRGPRAGRRRRFVSAFPQPPSFNLVHSSARPLAWPLLRFLPWVPSSLPAQRLPRLPAMALLTAAARLLGAKNASCLVLAARHVSASTNLKDVLSNMIPKEQTRIKNFRQQHGKTVVGQITVDMMYGGMRGMKGLIYETSVLDPDEGIRFRGYSIPECQKLLPKVKGGEEPLPEGLFWLLVTGQIPNEEQVSWLSKEWAKRAALPSHVVTMLDNFPTNLHPMSQLSAAITALNSESNFARAYAEGINRAKYWELIYEDCMDLIAKLPCVAAKIYRNLYREGSSIGAIDTKLDWSHNFTSMLGYNDAQFTELMRLYLTIHSDHEGGNVSAHTSHLVGSALSDPYLSFAAAMNGLAGPLHGLANQEVLVWLTQLQKEVGKDVSDEKLRDYIWNTLNSGRVVPGYGHAVLRKTDPRYTCQREFALKHLPNDPMFKLVAQLYKIVPDVLLEQGKAKNPWPNVDAHSGVLLQYYGMTEMNYYTVLFGVSRALGVLAQLIWSRALGFPLERPKSMSTEGLMQFVSSKSG from the exons ATGTACGACGAGGGGTGGACCCCGACGTGGGAAGGTGGGGCCATGCTAATAAGCCCCTGGGAGTGGGCGGGGCTTCGGCGAGGACCCCGGGCAGGGCGCCGCCGCCGGTTTGTCTCCGCTTTCCCTCAGCCGCCTTCTTTCAACCTTGTCCACTCCTCCGCGCGGCCTCTAGCGTGGCCGCTGCTTCGGTTCCTGCCGTGggtcccctcctccctccctgcccagcGGCTCCCCAGACTGCCCGCCATGGCCTTACTCACTGCGGCTGCCCGGCTCCTCGGGGCCAAG aaTGCATCCTGTCTTGTTCTTGCTGCCCGACATGTCAGTGCTTCTACA AATCTCAAGGACGTACTCAGCAACATGATACCTAAGGAACAAACTCGAATCAAGAACTTCAGGCAGCAGCATGGCAAAACTGTAGTGGGGCAGATCACTGTGGACATG ATGTATGGTGGCATGAGGGGTATGAAAGGATTAATATATGAAACATCAGTTCTGGATCCTGATGAG gGTATTCGTTTCCGTGGCTACAGTATTCCAGAGTGCCAGAAGTTGCTCCCTAAGGTCAAGGGAGGGGAAGAACCCCTTCCCGAGGGTTTATTCTGGCTGCTTGTGACTGGACAAATTCCAAATGAGGAACAG GTGAGCTGGCTTTCCAAAGAATGGGCAAAACGAGCTGCTCTTCCCTCCCATGTGGTCACCATGTTGGACAACTTCCCTACTAATCTGCATCCGATGTCTCAGCTCAGTGCAGCTATCACAGCCCTCAACAGTGAGAGTAACTTCGCTCGGGCTTATGCTGAAGGCATCAACCGGGCCAAGTACTGGGAG ctGATTTATGAGGACTGTATGGATCTCATTGCCAAGCTACCTTGTGTTGCAGCAAAGATCTACCGGAATCTATATCGAGAAGGCAGCAGCATTGGAGCTATAGACACCAAACTTGACTGGTCTCATAACTTCACCAGCATGTTGGGTTATAATGATGCCCAGTTCACTGAGTTAATGCGCTTATACCTCACAATCCACAG tgaCCATGAGGGTGGCAATGTAAGTGCCCACACTAGCCATCTTGTGGGCAGTGCTCTTTCAGATCCCTATCTGTCCTTTGCAGCTGCCATGAATGGACTGGCTGGACCCCTTCATGGACTAGCCAACCAG GAAGTACTCGTCTGGCTGACACAGTTGCAGAAAGAAGTTGGCAAAGACGTGTCTGATGAGAAATTGCGTGACTACATCTGGAACACACTCAATTCAGGCAGG GTGGTCCCTGGTTATGGCCATGCTGTTTTAAGAAAAACTGATCCACGATATACCTGCCAGCGGGAATTTGCCCTGAAACATCTGCCTAATGATCCCATGTTTAAACTGGTGGCTCAACTCTACAAGATTGTACCTGATGTCCTTTTGGAGCAGGGCAAAGCCAAGAACCCTTGGCCTAATGTAGATGCGCACAGTGGGGTGCTTCTGCAG TACTACGGGATGACAGAGATGAATTACTATACAGTTCTCTTTGGGGTGTCACGGGCGCTGGGGGTGTTGGCACAGCTCATTTGGAGCAGAGCTCTGGGCTTCCCCCTAGAGAGGCCCAAGTCTATGAGCACGGAAGGCTTAATGCAGTTTGTAAGCTCCAAGTCAG
- the CS gene encoding citrate synthase, mitochondrial isoform X2 encodes MEEERDSSHSADEHIENASCLVLAARHVSASTNLKDVLSNMIPKEQTRIKNFRQQHGKTVVGQITVDMMYGGMRGMKGLIYETSVLDPDEGIRFRGYSIPECQKLLPKVKGGEEPLPEGLFWLLVTGQIPNEEQVSWLSKEWAKRAALPSHVVTMLDNFPTNLHPMSQLSAAITALNSESNFARAYAEGINRAKYWELIYEDCMDLIAKLPCVAAKIYRNLYREGSSIGAIDTKLDWSHNFTSMLGYNDAQFTELMRLYLTIHSDHEGGNVSAHTSHLVGSALSDPYLSFAAAMNGLAGPLHGLANQEVLVWLTQLQKEVGKDVSDEKLRDYIWNTLNSGRVVPGYGHAVLRKTDPRYTCQREFALKHLPNDPMFKLVAQLYKIVPDVLLEQGKAKNPWPNVDAHSGVLLQYYGMTEMNYYTVLFGVSRALGVLAQLIWSRALGFPLERPKSMSTEGLMQFVSSKSG; translated from the exons ATGGAAGAGGAGCGGGATTCTAGCCATTCTGCAGATGAGCACATTGAG aaTGCATCCTGTCTTGTTCTTGCTGCCCGACATGTCAGTGCTTCTACA AATCTCAAGGACGTACTCAGCAACATGATACCTAAGGAACAAACTCGAATCAAGAACTTCAGGCAGCAGCATGGCAAAACTGTAGTGGGGCAGATCACTGTGGACATG ATGTATGGTGGCATGAGGGGTATGAAAGGATTAATATATGAAACATCAGTTCTGGATCCTGATGAG gGTATTCGTTTCCGTGGCTACAGTATTCCAGAGTGCCAGAAGTTGCTCCCTAAGGTCAAGGGAGGGGAAGAACCCCTTCCCGAGGGTTTATTCTGGCTGCTTGTGACTGGACAAATTCCAAATGAGGAACAG GTGAGCTGGCTTTCCAAAGAATGGGCAAAACGAGCTGCTCTTCCCTCCCATGTGGTCACCATGTTGGACAACTTCCCTACTAATCTGCATCCGATGTCTCAGCTCAGTGCAGCTATCACAGCCCTCAACAGTGAGAGTAACTTCGCTCGGGCTTATGCTGAAGGCATCAACCGGGCCAAGTACTGGGAG ctGATTTATGAGGACTGTATGGATCTCATTGCCAAGCTACCTTGTGTTGCAGCAAAGATCTACCGGAATCTATATCGAGAAGGCAGCAGCATTGGAGCTATAGACACCAAACTTGACTGGTCTCATAACTTCACCAGCATGTTGGGTTATAATGATGCCCAGTTCACTGAGTTAATGCGCTTATACCTCACAATCCACAG tgaCCATGAGGGTGGCAATGTAAGTGCCCACACTAGCCATCTTGTGGGCAGTGCTCTTTCAGATCCCTATCTGTCCTTTGCAGCTGCCATGAATGGACTGGCTGGACCCCTTCATGGACTAGCCAACCAG GAAGTACTCGTCTGGCTGACACAGTTGCAGAAAGAAGTTGGCAAAGACGTGTCTGATGAGAAATTGCGTGACTACATCTGGAACACACTCAATTCAGGCAGG GTGGTCCCTGGTTATGGCCATGCTGTTTTAAGAAAAACTGATCCACGATATACCTGCCAGCGGGAATTTGCCCTGAAACATCTGCCTAATGATCCCATGTTTAAACTGGTGGCTCAACTCTACAAGATTGTACCTGATGTCCTTTTGGAGCAGGGCAAAGCCAAGAACCCTTGGCCTAATGTAGATGCGCACAGTGGGGTGCTTCTGCAG TACTACGGGATGACAGAGATGAATTACTATACAGTTCTCTTTGGGGTGTCACGGGCGCTGGGGGTGTTGGCACAGCTCATTTGGAGCAGAGCTCTGGGCTTCCCCCTAGAGAGGCCCAAGTCTATGAGCACGGAAGGCTTAATGCAGTTTGTAAGCTCCAAGTCAG